A single genomic interval of Rosistilla ulvae harbors:
- a CDS encoding GGDEF domain-containing protein, giving the protein MNTSRLQILLVEHRDADALLLHRMLRHAPQHCFEIRVCESAAEAILLLARQRFDGLIINLDRQDQDPFEVLLQVRNLDSQLAILGLTDRTDEAFGLRVVECGAQDVLAKDLINGQLLYRAMRYAIARQSQISFLKTAAHTDALTGLGNRRALDQALNQAVGKFARDQQPFGFLILDVDNFKQFNDQHGHRAGDYVLSELGHLLRDSLADDNIGSRYGGEEFGVLLPATSHQQAVAKMQDLLESIATLQIEFEGTRYRVTSSAGLTISHPNDTVGNIIERADIALYQAKSNGRNRGELNLKAATAIPLPNEAVVGSNV; this is encoded by the coding sequence TTGAATACATCTCGATTGCAGATCCTGCTCGTCGAACATCGCGATGCCGATGCGCTGCTGCTGCATCGCATGTTGCGGCACGCTCCCCAACACTGCTTCGAGATTCGGGTTTGCGAATCGGCCGCCGAAGCGATCCTGCTGCTGGCGCGACAGCGATTCGATGGATTGATCATCAACCTGGATCGCCAGGACCAAGATCCTTTTGAAGTGCTGCTGCAGGTTCGCAATCTCGATTCGCAACTCGCAATCCTCGGACTCACCGACCGCACCGACGAAGCATTTGGATTGCGGGTTGTCGAATGTGGCGCGCAAGATGTCCTCGCCAAAGATTTGATCAACGGACAACTGCTGTATCGAGCGATGCGGTATGCGATCGCACGCCAGAGTCAGATCAGCTTTCTTAAGACCGCCGCCCACACCGACGCGCTGACCGGCCTGGGAAATCGCCGCGCTCTGGATCAAGCGCTCAACCAAGCGGTCGGCAAGTTTGCTCGCGATCAACAGCCCTTTGGGTTCTTGATCCTCGATGTCGACAATTTCAAACAGTTCAACGACCAGCACGGGCACCGCGCGGGGGACTATGTGCTGAGCGAATTAGGACATCTGCTCCGCGATTCCTTGGCCGACGACAACATCGGCTCGCGCTACGGTGGCGAGGAATTTGGAGTCTTGTTGCCAGCGACGTCGCACCAGCAGGCGGTCGCAAAAATGCAGGACCTGCTGGAATCCATTGCCACGCTCCAAATTGAGTTCGAAGGAACGCGGTACCGCGTCACTTCCAGCGCTGGTTTGACGATCTCGCACCCAAATGATACCGTTGGCAACATAATCGAGCGCGCCGATATCGCGTTGTATCAGGCGAAGTCCAATGGCCGCAACCGCGGCGAGCTGAATCTAAAAGCGGCCACGGCGATCCCGTTGCCCAACGAGGCAGTCGTTGGCAGCAATGTTTAA
- a CDS encoding class I SAM-dependent methyltransferase translates to MQKSLYDYPQYYDLAFRDETDDEADFIEAAWAKFGDGPLKHLLEPGCGSGRLVVELARRGYDVTGFDLSEPALRYTRSRLRRIDRTAEVLNADMIDFSLPRKFDMAYCTMNTFRHLLTENDAQSHLQMVADHLRPGGLYLLGFHLLPPDADEECIERWRGSSGKTSVCFTLRVLDFCRRTRLESLRISMLAKTPRGEIRGRSEFQLRLYKAAQFKTLIAKVPDLELLEVFDFDYDIDEPQRLDNELADAVFVFRRRDSNA, encoded by the coding sequence ATGCAAAAAAGTCTCTACGATTACCCGCAGTATTACGACCTCGCCTTCCGCGATGAAACCGATGACGAAGCCGACTTCATCGAGGCGGCGTGGGCTAAGTTTGGCGACGGTCCGCTGAAACATCTGCTGGAACCTGGTTGCGGCAGCGGACGCTTAGTCGTCGAACTCGCACGCCGTGGGTACGACGTGACCGGATTTGATCTCAGCGAACCCGCCCTCCGCTACACCCGCTCGCGACTCCGCCGTATCGATCGCACCGCCGAGGTGCTCAACGCCGACATGATCGACTTCTCGCTGCCGCGGAAATTCGACATGGCCTACTGCACGATGAACACCTTCCGGCATCTGTTGACCGAAAACGATGCCCAATCCCACTTGCAAATGGTCGCCGATCATCTGCGTCCCGGTGGTCTGTATCTGTTGGGATTCCATTTGCTGCCCCCCGACGCCGACGAAGAGTGTATCGAACGCTGGCGTGGCAGCAGCGGCAAGACGTCGGTCTGCTTCACCTTGCGCGTGCTCGATTTCTGCCGCCGCACCCGGCTCGAATCGCTCCGCATCTCGATGCTAGCCAAGACGCCGCGTGGCGAGATCCGCGGCCGCTCCGAATTCCAATTGCGACTCTACAAAGCCGCTCAATTCAAGACGCTGATCGCCAAAGTCCCCGATCTGGAGCTGTTGGAAGTTTTTGATTTCGATTACGACATCGATGAACCACAGCGTTTGGACAACGAATTAGCCGACGCCGTCTTCGTCTTCCGCCGCCGCGATTCAAACGCTTAA
- a CDS encoding zinc ribbon domain-containing protein, with the protein MFAKWFRRSRRPVVDRTPCPHCGAMILETATFCRHCGASDASGWQDETEGYADDMADDDFDYDEFLQREFPDEAPPRRDFKSFVIIVLLICFVGGLLLSLGM; encoded by the coding sequence ATGTTTGCCAAATGGTTCCGACGCAGCCGCCGTCCGGTGGTCGATCGCACCCCCTGTCCACATTGTGGTGCGATGATTCTGGAAACGGCGACGTTTTGCCGGCACTGCGGCGCATCGGATGCTTCGGGTTGGCAGGACGAGACCGAAGGCTACGCCGACGACATGGCGGACGATGATTTCGACTACGACGAGTTTTTGCAGCGCGAGTTCCCCGACGAAGCCCCGCCCCGCCGCGATTTCAAATCGTTTGTGATCATCGTGCTGCTGATCTGTTTTGTCGGCGGATTGCTGCTGTCGCTGGGGATGTGA
- a CDS encoding ATP-dependent metallopeptidase FtsH/Yme1/Tma family protein → MNEPPADPAARQAAIELTATAYHEAGHAVMAISLGRPIQKVTIAPGPLQTGGYRLGVCELRKGRGRSSQDVVEDEALILLAGMVAEARFTGRYCPRGAAQDLRTVERVLEGRAKTQRQLERLQRRLLDKTEHLLSDEAHAVAIERIAKELIEKTTISGRAVRHLFEQAKQQFD, encoded by the coding sequence ATGAACGAACCGCCTGCCGACCCGGCCGCTCGCCAAGCGGCGATCGAATTGACAGCGACCGCCTATCACGAAGCGGGGCATGCGGTGATGGCGATCTCGTTGGGCCGACCGATTCAAAAGGTAACGATCGCTCCGGGGCCGCTGCAAACTGGCGGCTATCGGTTGGGCGTCTGCGAGTTGCGGAAGGGACGCGGCCGGTCGTCGCAAGATGTGGTCGAAGACGAGGCGCTGATCCTGCTGGCTGGAATGGTCGCCGAGGCGCGATTCACTGGTCGGTATTGCCCACGCGGTGCCGCCCAGGATCTGCGAACGGTCGAACGTGTTCTAGAAGGCCGCGCGAAGACCCAGCGTCAACTGGAACGCTTGCAGCGGCGACTGTTGGACAAGACGGAACATCTGTTAAGCGATGAAGCGCATGCGGTGGCGATCGAGCGGATCGCAAAGGAGTTGATCGAAAAGACAACGATCAGCGGCCGAGCGGTCCGGCATCTGTTCGAGCAAGCTAAACAACAGTTCGATTAA